A genome region from Ligilactobacillus cholophilus includes the following:
- the ssb gene encoding single-stranded DNA-binding protein produces MINRVVLVGRLTKDPDLRYTQSGVAVATFTLAIERQFTNQNGEREADFINCVIWRKAAENFANFTHKGSMVAVEGRLQTRSYENQQGIRVYVTEVIVDNFSLLETKAQSEQYRREHPNQGGSSMNNNNSSFDSNPYGNPNGGNQGNTFNGNVQTGNLGSNNSNTSDNNDDPFADNGQQIDISDDDLPF; encoded by the coding sequence TTGATTAATAGAGTAGTTCTTGTAGGTCGCTTAACTAAGGATCCTGATTTACGATACACTCAATCTGGCGTTGCAGTTGCAACTTTTACCCTTGCAATTGAACGGCAGTTTACAAATCAAAATGGTGAACGTGAAGCAGATTTCATCAATTGCGTTATTTGGCGTAAAGCTGCTGAAAACTTTGCTAACTTCACTCATAAAGGTTCAATGGTTGCTGTTGAAGGACGGTTACAAACACGTTCTTATGAAAATCAACAGGGAATCCGTGTATACGTAACAGAAGTTATTGTAGATAACTTTTCATTATTGGAAACTAAGGCACAATCAGAACAATACCGCCGTGAACATCCTAATCAAGGCGGCTCTTCAATGAATAACAATAATTCATCATTTGATAGCAATCCATACGGTAATCCAAATGGTGGTAACCAGGGTAATACATTTAATGGAAATGTTCAGACTGGTAACCTTGGAAGTAACAATTCAAATACTTCTGACAATAATGATGACCCATTTGCAGATAATGGACAACAAATTGATATTTCAGATGATGATTTGCCATTCTAA
- the ureB gene encoding urease subunit beta, protein MIPGEFILKKEKIKCNAGYPAITLKVKNTGDRAVQVGSHFHFYEANSALDFDRDKAWGKRLDIPAGTAVRFEAGDVKEVNLVDFGGKRRIFGFNDKVDGFLDGAKAPAGDPETITAEREQNQELAKENK, encoded by the coding sequence ATGATTCCAGGAGAATTTATTCTAAAGAAAGAAAAAATTAAATGTAATGCAGGTTACCCCGCAATTACTTTAAAAGTAAAAAATACAGGTGATAGAGCTGTTCAAGTTGGATCACATTTTCATTTTTATGAAGCTAATTCAGCTTTAGATTTTGATAGAGATAAAGCTTGGGGAAAAAGACTAGATATCCCAGCAGGAACAGCTGTCCGTTTTGAAGCGGGCGATGTAAAAGAAGTAAATTTAGTTGATTTTGGTGGCAAACGTCGCATCTTTGGATTCAATGATAAAGTCGACGGTTTCTTGGATGGTGCTAAAGCTCCAGCAGGAGACCCTGAAACAATTACAGCAGAACGTGAACAAAACCAAGAATTAGCAAAAGAAAATAAATAA
- the rpsR gene encoding 30S ribosomal protein S18, which produces MAQQRRGGRRRRKVDYIAANHIEYIDYKDTDLLRRFISERGKILPRRVTGTSAKNQRKLTVAIKRARIMGLLPFVAED; this is translated from the coding sequence ATGGCACAACAACGTCGTGGTGGTCGCCGCCGTCGTAAGGTAGACTACATCGCAGCTAACCATATCGAATACATCGACTACAAAGATACAGATTTATTACGTCGTTTTATTTCAGAACGTGGTAAAATCTTACCTCGTCGTGTAACAGGTACAAGTGCTAAGAACCAACGTAAGCTTACAGTAGCTATTAAGCGTGCTCGTATCATGGGCTTGTTACCATTCGTTGCTGAAGACTAA
- a CDS encoding urease accessory protein UreF, translating to MKNKEIYQHIRKMLEVFQICDSTFPIGTFNHSYGMETYLRENKIKDNDSFKKWMETFLKTQFKWGEGLLVRLTMEALKQNDIEKIWQYDQKITKSSAAIETRKGARLIAEQMIILILKIYGKDDSPMIKLIREYQERIKKEESFGNPAIVFAMFMTYEDLDEIESVSYYGYSIVTTMIQNAVRAIPLGQKAGQKIMHDIFSDVLTVCQEIFTMDENLLGANVPGIELAQINHETTIFRLFMS from the coding sequence ATGAAGAATAAAGAAATATACCAACATATACGCAAAATGTTAGAAGTTTTTCAGATTTGTGATTCAACGTTTCCAATTGGAACTTTTAATCACTCATATGGAATGGAAACATATTTACGTGAGAATAAAATAAAAGACAACGATAGTTTTAAAAAATGGATGGAGACCTTCTTGAAAACTCAATTTAAATGGGGTGAAGGGCTTCTTGTTAGATTAACTATGGAAGCATTAAAACAAAACGATATTGAAAAAATTTGGCAATACGATCAAAAAATTACTAAATCAAGTGCAGCTATTGAAACACGTAAAGGTGCCAGATTAATTGCTGAGCAAATGATTATTTTAATTTTAAAAATATACGGGAAAGATGATTCCCCAATGATTAAATTAATTCGAGAATATCAAGAAAGAATAAAAAAAGAAGAATCATTTGGTAATCCAGCAATTGTTTTTGCCATGTTTATGACATATGAAGATTTAGATGAAATCGAAAGTGTCAGTTACTATGGCTACAGTATTGTTACAACAATGATTCAAAATGCAGTGCGGGCAATTCCATTAGGACAAAAAGCAGGTCAAAAAATTATGCATGATATTTTTTCAGATGTTTTGACTGTATGTCAGGAAATTTTCACAATGGATGAAAATCTGTTAGGAGCAAATGTTCCTGGAATTGAACTAGCACAGATCAATCATGAAACAACGATTTTCAGACTATTTATGTCTTAA
- a CDS encoding ammonium transporter, with the protein MTHILNIGSSMGNVTYMFLSTILVFVMTPGLAFFYGGLVQKKNSLTMMLQTFIAIGVVGLLWIFGGFSLVFGKDIGGFIGNPAQFFAFHNLLFDINHNYGAYIPFILFFMYQLMFAIITLPLMTGAAADRLTIGGWIKFLICWMILAYFPVAHWIWGGGFLEKMGFVDFAGGTVIHVAAAFSGLAAILYLGKRIEHNKAKQKPSNMGLVGIGAALLLFGWFGFNAGGTLNASDKAAIIITNTAVASIAAMILWTIIAYFHDGHKFSFTEPLVGAVAGLATITPASGYVKPLGALIIGFLAAIVCFFFVQFANKMGWDDALDVWGVHGMGGLLGTIAIGCFASPLINGIQAGWHQFWIQLFGVLLVAIYDMVITFIILYILDHITNIRTTREQQIKGLDQTLLNQTYDGKEDD; encoded by the coding sequence ATGACACATATTTTAAATATTGGTAGTAGTATGGGAAATGTAACTTATATGTTCCTATCTACAATTCTTGTTTTTGTTATGACACCAGGTCTTGCATTCTTTTATGGTGGACTTGTTCAAAAAAAGAATTCACTTACAATGATGCTTCAAACCTTTATTGCCATCGGAGTTGTCGGTTTACTTTGGATCTTTGGTGGTTTTAGCCTTGTCTTTGGTAAAGATATTGGTGGTTTTATTGGTAATCCTGCTCAATTTTTTGCATTTCATAATCTATTATTTGATATCAATCATAACTATGGAGCTTATATTCCATTCATTCTATTTTTCATGTATCAATTAATGTTTGCTATTATTACATTACCTTTAATGACAGGGGCTGCTGCAGATCGTCTAACAATTGGCGGTTGGATTAAATTTTTAATTTGTTGGATGATTCTTGCTTACTTCCCAGTTGCTCATTGGATTTGGGGCGGCGGTTTCCTTGAAAAGATGGGATTTGTTGATTTTGCTGGTGGAACTGTTATTCACGTCGCAGCAGCTTTCAGTGGTCTTGCTGCAATCTTATATCTTGGCAAACGAATCGAACACAATAAAGCAAAACAAAAACCATCAAATATGGGACTTGTAGGTATTGGTGCTGCATTACTTCTTTTTGGTTGGTTTGGTTTCAATGCCGGCGGAACTTTAAATGCAAGTGACAAAGCAGCAATTATCATTACTAATACTGCAGTCGCTTCAATTGCTGCAATGATTTTATGGACGATTATTGCTTATTTTCACGATGGTCACAAATTCTCATTTACAGAACCTTTAGTCGGTGCAGTTGCCGGCTTAGCTACTATTACACCTGCTTCTGGTTATGTTAAACCATTAGGTGCTTTAATTATTGGATTTCTAGCAGCAATTGTTTGCTTCTTCTTTGTTCAATTTGCAAATAAAATGGGCTGGGATGATGCTCTTGATGTTTGGGGAGTCCATGGAATGGGCGGTTTACTTGGAACAATCGCAATTGGTTGTTTTGCAAGTCCTTTAATTAATGGCATTCAAGCTGGTTGGCACCAATTTTGGATTCAATTATTTGGTGTACTTTTAGTTGCTATTTATGATATGGTAATCACTTTCATTATCTTATACATCCTTGACCATATTACTAATATTCGAACAACTAGAGAACAACAAATCAAAGGTTTAGATCAGACCTTATTAAATCAAACATACGATGGTAAGGAGGACGACTAA
- the ureC gene encoding urease subunit alpha encodes MSFEMDRKTYSQMFGPTTGDSIRLGDTDLYAKIEKDYTVYGQESKFGGGKVLRDGMGVSGTALRKTDLEVADMILSNVVIIDYTGIYKADIGMRDGKIIAIGKGGNPDTMDDIDFIVGASTEAYNGDGMIVTAGGIDTHCHYITPEIAEMALDNGITTLFGGGTGPANGTCSATCAPGAYNLGNMLQAFETLPVNVGCYAKGSGVTPETTAEQIQAGACGIKVHEDWGATASTIDHALSAADEYDVQLAVHTDSLNEGGFVENTLNAIKGRTIHSYHTEGAGGGHAPDIMVVCGQKNVLPSSTTPTNPYTKNEVAELFDMTMVCHSLDPNVPEDVAFAESRVRKQTIAAEDVLQDMGAISMMSADAMAMGRVGEVAMRSWQVADKMKRQRGPLDGDSEYDDNNRIKRYVAKYTINPAITNGVADYIGSIEVGKYADLVLWDPKFFGTKPQAIFKNGVVSYGNMGDGGSSLPTPEPKKMTKLFGATGKSLSSTHMTFVSTYAYEHGIKKDLGLDRIVLPVHNTRDLTKRDMKLNAYTPKTIAIDPQKFTVTIDGKEITCEPNDHISLAQRYYLY; translated from the coding sequence ATGAGTTTTGAAATGGACCGAAAAACATACTCACAAATGTTTGGACCAACAACTGGCGATAGTATTCGTTTAGGTGATACAGATCTATATGCCAAAATTGAAAAAGACTATACAGTATATGGTCAAGAAAGTAAATTTGGCGGTGGTAAAGTTTTACGTGATGGTATGGGAGTTAGTGGAACTGCCTTACGTAAAACAGATTTAGAAGTTGCTGACATGATTTTAAGTAATGTAGTAATCATTGATTACACTGGCATTTATAAAGCTGATATCGGAATGCGTGATGGAAAAATCATCGCAATTGGAAAGGGTGGTAATCCTGATACAATGGATGATATCGACTTTATTGTAGGTGCAAGTACAGAAGCCTATAACGGTGACGGGATGATCGTAACTGCTGGTGGGATTGATACACACTGTCACTACATTACACCAGAAATTGCCGAAATGGCATTAGATAATGGAATCACTACTTTATTTGGCGGTGGAACTGGTCCAGCAAATGGAACTTGTTCAGCAACATGTGCACCTGGTGCATATAACCTGGGAAATATGTTACAAGCATTTGAAACTCTTCCAGTTAATGTTGGTTGCTACGCTAAGGGAAGTGGAGTAACACCTGAAACGACAGCAGAGCAAATCCAAGCAGGTGCTTGTGGAATTAAAGTTCATGAAGACTGGGGAGCAACAGCTTCAACAATTGACCATGCATTAAGCGCAGCAGACGAATATGATGTTCAATTGGCCGTTCATACTGACTCATTAAACGAAGGTGGCTTCGTTGAAAATACATTAAATGCTATTAAAGGAAGAACAATCCATTCATACCATACAGAAGGTGCTGGTGGTGGCCACGCTCCTGATATCATGGTTGTCTGTGGTCAAAAGAACGTTCTTCCTTCATCTACAACACCAACTAATCCATATACAAAGAATGAAGTAGCAGAACTATTTGATATGACAATGGTTTGCCACAGTCTAGATCCAAATGTTCCAGAAGATGTTGCATTTGCTGAATCACGTGTACGTAAACAAACAATTGCTGCTGAAGATGTTTTACAAGATATGGGAGCAATTAGTATGATGTCAGCCGATGCAATGGCAATGGGACGTGTTGGTGAAGTTGCAATGCGTTCATGGCAAGTTGCAGATAAAATGAAACGACAAAGAGGACCACTAGATGGCGATTCAGAATATGATGATAATAACCGTATTAAGCGCTATGTAGCTAAATATACAATTAATCCAGCTATTACAAATGGGGTTGCAGATTATATTGGATCAATTGAAGTTGGTAAATATGCCGACTTAGTACTATGGGATCCTAAATTCTTTGGTACAAAGCCACAAGCTATTTTCAAGAATGGAGTTGTTAGCTATGGCAATATGGGTGATGGTGGTTCAAGTCTACCAACACCAGAACCAAAGAAGATGACTAAGTTATTTGGTGCAACAGGAAAATCATTAAGTTCAACTCATATGACATTTGTTTCAACATATGCATATGAACATGGCATTAAGAAAGATTTAGGTTTAGACAGAATTGTTTTACCAGTTCATAATACACGTGATTTAACAAAACGTGATATGAAACTTAATGCTTACACACCAAAGACAATTGCAATCGATCCACAAAAATTTACCGTTACAATTGATGGAAAAGAAATAACATGTGAACCTAATGATCATATTTCATTAGCACAACGTTACTATCTCTACTAA
- a CDS encoding copper-translocating P-type ATPase, with amino-acid sequence MKHDEMQHMHHEMNHDMHMGHHEIMDHCNMNNMDMGNGRMMHMGNMKRKFWVSLILTIPIILMTPFMGMHLPFEITFPGSAWVVSILGTIIFFYGGSPFFSGAKSELANRKPAMMTLITMGITVAYVYSIYSVIQQQLFGNDHVMSFFWELSSLVVIMLLGHRIEMSVEMKASSSLDSLVKLLPKKAHKLVNGEVHDLSLKKIKEGDLLQVLAGEKMPADGIVIDGNSTANESMVTGEARAVAKKKGDKVVGGSTNGNGTLTIKVTGTGESGYLAQVMKLISDAKATKSEQENMADKVAGTLFYAAVTIALIAFVVWLHLRGLSYALSVAVATLVVACPHALGLAIPLVVARSTAIAARQGLLVHNRNAMEQVKELKYALMDKTGTLTEGNFKVQQVKSLDNTVSDDQVLQMMADLEMNSSHPLAVGIMDATKASQLEVKAAVDVEQITGIGLQGKINGQEYSLVSANGLKKEGLAVPALSDLPVASTVSYLVGNGKVLGYVAQADTVKSDSKQFVAELKRQGITPVMLTGDNEKAAQAVAHELGITEVRAELMPEDKEKIVREYQQKGKVMMIGDGINDAPSLTRADIGVAIGSGTDVAINSADIVLVKSHPTDVLKFLKIARKTTLKMTENLWWGAGYNIIVLPLAAGILAPFGFILSPVVGAIVMSCSTIIVALNAMTLK; translated from the coding sequence ATGAAACATGATGAAATGCAGCATATGCATCATGAGATGAATCATGACATGCACATGGGCCATCATGAGATTATGGATCATTGCAATATGAATAACATGGACATGGGAAACGGCCGCATGATGCATATGGGGAATATGAAACGCAAATTCTGGGTATCATTGATTTTAACGATTCCGATTATTTTAATGACCCCATTTATGGGAATGCACTTACCATTTGAAATCACTTTTCCTGGTTCAGCATGGGTAGTATCCATTTTAGGAACCATCATCTTTTTCTATGGTGGCTCACCATTTTTCAGTGGAGCTAAAAGCGAATTAGCTAATCGTAAGCCGGCAATGATGACGTTAATTACGATGGGGATTACGGTAGCATATGTTTATAGTATTTATTCAGTGATTCAACAGCAGCTTTTTGGTAACGATCATGTGATGAGTTTTTTCTGGGAGCTTTCAAGTTTGGTAGTAATTATGTTACTGGGTCACCGAATTGAAATGAGTGTGGAAATGAAAGCGAGTTCTTCACTTGATTCTTTGGTAAAATTACTGCCTAAAAAAGCCCACAAGCTCGTTAATGGTGAGGTTCATGATTTATCTTTAAAAAAGATCAAAGAAGGTGACTTATTACAAGTATTGGCCGGAGAAAAGATGCCTGCTGATGGGATTGTTATTGACGGAAATTCAACTGCTAATGAATCAATGGTTACTGGTGAAGCCCGTGCAGTTGCTAAAAAGAAAGGGGATAAAGTCGTTGGTGGCTCAACTAATGGCAATGGAACCTTAACAATTAAAGTTACTGGAACAGGCGAAAGCGGTTATTTGGCACAGGTAATGAAGTTAATTAGCGATGCGAAGGCAACTAAGTCAGAGCAAGAAAATATGGCGGATAAAGTGGCTGGAACATTATTCTACGCCGCAGTAACGATTGCATTAATTGCCTTTGTAGTTTGGTTGCATTTACGTGGCTTATCATATGCATTGTCTGTTGCCGTAGCTACATTAGTTGTTGCATGTCCGCACGCATTAGGATTAGCGATTCCATTGGTTGTTGCACGCAGTACCGCAATTGCTGCTCGGCAAGGATTATTAGTTCACAATCGAAATGCAATGGAACAGGTAAAAGAACTTAAGTATGCTTTGATGGACAAGACAGGAACATTAACAGAAGGTAATTTTAAAGTACAACAAGTAAAATCTTTAGATAATACTGTAAGTGATGATCAAGTGTTGCAAATGATGGCTGATTTGGAAATGAATTCTAGTCATCCATTGGCAGTTGGGATTATGGATGCTACTAAGGCTAGTCAACTTGAAGTTAAAGCAGCTGTTGATGTTGAGCAAATAACTGGAATTGGATTGCAAGGAAAAATTAATGGCCAGGAATACAGTTTGGTTTCAGCTAATGGATTGAAAAAAGAAGGTTTAGCAGTTCCTGCACTTTCAGATTTACCTGTCGCAAGCACAGTTAGTTACTTGGTTGGTAATGGCAAAGTATTAGGGTATGTAGCTCAAGCAGACACAGTAAAATCTGATTCTAAACAATTTGTGGCTGAATTGAAACGTCAAGGAATTACACCAGTAATGCTTACAGGTGATAATGAAAAAGCCGCTCAAGCAGTTGCCCATGAATTAGGAATTACGGAAGTACGGGCAGAATTAATGCCTGAAGACAAGGAAAAAATTGTTCGTGAATACCAACAAAAAGGAAAAGTGATGATGATTGGTGATGGAATCAATGATGCTCCAAGTTTGACACGTGCAGATATAGGTGTGGCAATCGGTTCAGGAACAGATGTGGCAATTAATTCAGCTGATATCGTTTTAGTTAAGAGTCATCCAACTGATGTATTGAAATTTTTGAAAATTGCTCGTAAGACAACTTTGAAAATGACTGAAAATCTTTGGTGGGGAGCAGGATATAACATTATTGTATTACCATTAGCCGCAGGAATTTTGGCGCCATTTGGATTTATTTTAAGTCCAGTGGTTGGGGCAATTGTAATGTCATGTTCAACAATTATTGTGGCTTTGAATGCAATGACCTTGAAATAA
- a CDS encoding urease accessory protein UreD, which produces MEKYDGYTEFSVKNLNQRSIVDKYIFSGQSKISARMNLNNEDTLCYFLITMGGGITQGERYLTKIHLGENSRAILSTQAPTYIFKCEDGRISKQFFEIQLDQDSILEYLPDNVIPYKHSNYEQVSSIKVAKGASLIYTDGITAGWSPDGADFRYDYVHMDTQLYYDGKLMYGDNMILDPSAFDLSDLGLYDKYRNYSSLIAVNEQIDEAFVNEMQKQIVKDKKCNLGISKLEGPGLVMRILGENIDVNRQKIFEATNYLRQKLFNSPELKLRKDAAIRA; this is translated from the coding sequence ATGGAAAAATATGATGGTTATACTGAATTTTCAGTTAAAAATTTAAATCAGCGCTCAATTGTTGATAAATATATTTTTAGTGGGCAATCAAAAATTTCAGCGCGTATGAATTTAAATAATGAAGATACCTTATGTTATTTTTTAATAACGATGGGTGGGGGAATAACCCAAGGAGAACGTTATTTAACTAAAATTCATTTAGGAGAAAATAGTCGTGCAATTTTGTCAACACAAGCTCCTACATATATTTTTAAATGCGAAGATGGGAGAATCAGTAAACAATTTTTTGAAATTCAATTAGATCAGGATAGTATTTTAGAATACTTACCAGATAATGTAATCCCATATAAACATTCAAACTATGAGCAAGTTAGTTCAATTAAAGTAGCTAAAGGAGCAAGTTTAATTTACACTGATGGAATTACTGCAGGATGGTCTCCTGATGGTGCTGATTTTCGTTATGATTATGTTCATATGGATACTCAATTATACTATGATGGAAAACTAATGTATGGCGATAATATGATTTTAGATCCGAGTGCATTTGATTTGTCAGATTTAGGATTATATGATAAATATCGAAATTATAGTAGCTTGATTGCAGTAAATGAACAAATCGATGAGGCTTTTGTAAATGAAATGCAAAAACAAATCGTTAAGGATAAAAAGTGTAATTTAGGGATTTCAAAATTGGAAGGACCTGGATTAGTGATGCGAATTTTAGGTGAGAATATTGATGTTAATCGCCAAAAAATTTTTGAAGCCACAAATTATTTACGTCAAAAACTTTTCAATTCACCAGAATTGAAATTACGTAAAGATGCAGCAATTCGAGCATAA
- a CDS encoding urease subunit gamma, with protein MQLTTRELEKMTITIAGMVAQQRKDRGVKLNHPESVALITNTVIEAARDGKSMKEVVDLGSKVLTREDVMEGVPEMIPMIQVEATFTDGTKLITLHNPIQ; from the coding sequence ATGCAATTAACTACTCGTGAACTTGAAAAAATGACAATTACAATTGCAGGAATGGTTGCACAACAACGTAAAGATCGAGGCGTGAAACTTAATCATCCTGAAAGTGTAGCTTTAATCACGAATACTGTAATTGAAGCTGCTAGAGATGGTAAATCGATGAAAGAAGTTGTCGATTTAGGTAGTAAAGTTCTAACACGTGAAGATGTAATGGAGGGTGTTCCTGAAATGATTCCAATGATTCAAGTGGAAGCTACATTTACTGATGGGACAAAATTAATTACTCTTCATAATCCAATTCAATAG
- a CDS encoding urease accessory protein UreE, whose translation MEIFDDVQGNIHDLHNIENYHIETIILKPEALKKAIQRVKSDHGNEYGIRVNRDILPLHDGDILKNDGHNIVMIHTMSQEMIVITPDGIDQMGRIAHLLGNTHKPVKIENGQIILERDPVVEKILVHNHINYDIKEMTLNEPLSYADLSYEE comes from the coding sequence ATGGAAATTTTTGACGATGTTCAAGGAAACATTCATGACTTGCATAATATTGAAAATTATCATATTGAAACGATAATTTTAAAACCAGAAGCTTTAAAAAAAGCAATTCAGCGGGTGAAATCTGATCATGGAAATGAATATGGAATTCGTGTGAATCGAGATATTCTACCTTTACATGATGGGGATATTTTAAAAAACGACGGGCATAATATTGTTATGATTCATACTATGTCTCAAGAAATGATTGTAATTACTCCAGATGGAATTGATCAAATGGGAAGAATTGCACATTTATTAGGTAATACACATAAACCAGTAAAAATTGAAAATGGACAAATTATATTAGAACGAGATCCCGTTGTAGAGAAAATATTAGTACACAATCATATTAATTATGACATAAAGGAAATGACACTCAATGAACCATTGAGTTATGCGGATTTAAGTTATGAAGAATAA
- a CDS encoding AmiS/UreI family transporter, translating into MLGVILLYVGMVLMSNGFYRLEGIKDKSIAVMNIFTGSLGLILNIIAIGYGACVGKNPEWFYACATGLLFAFTYLYIAINSIFHLDQRLYGWYSLFVAINTIPAGILCFHNYGGNPLYGIIWWAWGILWLTGFIENNLHKNLGKFVGYLGVLEGIFTAWIPGFLMLVGLW; encoded by the coding sequence ATGCTTGGCGTTATATTATTATATGTTGGTATGGTTTTAATGAGTAATGGTTTTTATCGACTTGAAGGTATTAAGGATAAATCAATTGCAGTAATGAATATTTTTACAGGAAGTCTAGGATTAATCCTTAATATTATTGCTATTGGATATGGTGCTTGTGTAGGTAAAAATCCTGAATGGTTTTACGCTTGTGCAACGGGATTGCTTTTTGCTTTTACATATCTTTACATAGCTATTAATTCAATTTTTCATTTAGACCAAAGACTTTATGGTTGGTACTCACTCTTTGTTGCTATTAACACAATTCCAGCTGGCATTCTCTGTTTCCATAATTATGGTGGTAATCCACTATATGGCATAATCTGGTGGGCTTGGGGAATTTTATGGTTAACTGGATTTATTGAAAATAACCTTCATAAAAATCTCGGAAAATTTGTCGGATACTTAGGAGTCCTTGAAGGAATTTTCACTGCTTGGATTCCTGGTTTTCTCATGTTAGTAGGATTATGGTAA
- the rpsF gene encoding 30S ribosomal protein S6, with product MTHYEITYIINPSLDEAAKNELVEKFDNILKNDGAKIIDSKDWSKRRFAYEINGYTEGMYHIVNVEAENADAINEFDRLSKINDGILRHMIVKRED from the coding sequence ATGACACATTATGAAATCACATACATCATCAACCCTTCACTTGATGAAGCAGCTAAGAATGAATTAGTTGAAAAATTCGATAACATTTTGAAGAATGATGGTGCTAAGATTATTGATTCAAAAGACTGGTCAAAGCGTCGTTTTGCATATGAAATTAACGGTTACACAGAAGGTATGTACCACATTGTAAACGTTGAAGCAGAAAATGCTGATGCAATTAACGAATTTGATCGTCTTTCAAAGATCAATGATGGTATTTTACGCCACATGATCGTAAAACGTGAAGACTAA
- the ureG gene encoding urease accessory protein UreG — translation MMTKPVIIGVGGPVGSGKTTLLEDITKDLSKKYQIAVITNDIYTKVDEEYMKEHSVLPDDMIMGIETGGCPHTAIREDASMNLAAIDELEKRNPNLDLIFVESGGDNLAATFSPDLVDFSIYIIGVPEGEKIPRKAGQGMIKSDLFIINKTDLAPYVGADLKRMKSDTEKFRDDDSFIFTDLRKGENVKQVENWIERNCLLVDVK, via the coding sequence ATGATGACAAAACCAGTTATTATTGGTGTTGGAGGTCCAGTAGGGTCAGGTAAAACAACATTATTAGAAGACATTACAAAGGATTTATCAAAAAAATATCAAATCGCAGTAATTACAAATGATATCTATACTAAAGTTGATGAGGAATATATGAAGGAACATTCTGTATTACCAGACGATATGATTATGGGGATTGAAACAGGTGGCTGTCCTCATACTGCAATTCGAGAAGATGCATCAATGAATTTAGCCGCAATTGATGAACTAGAAAAAAGAAATCCTAACTTGGATTTGATTTTTGTTGAAAGTGGTGGTGATAACTTAGCTGCAACCTTTAGTCCAGATTTAGTTGATTTTTCAATTTATATCATTGGAGTTCCAGAAGGCGAAAAAATTCCACGAAAAGCAGGACAAGGAATGATCAAGAGTGATTTGTTTATCATTAATAAAACAGATTTAGCACCATATGTTGGCGCTGATTTAAAACGAATGAAGTCAGATACTGAAAAGTTTCGTGATGATGATAGTTTTATTTTTACAGATCTTAGAAAAGGCGAAAATGTTAAGCAAGTCGAAAATTGGATTGAACGTAATTGCTTATTAGTTGATGTAAAATAG
- the rpsR gene encoding 30S ribosomal protein S18, which produces MAQQRRGGRRRRKVDYIAANHIEYIDYKDTDLLRRFISERGKILPRRVTGTSAKNQRKLTVAIKRARIMGLLPFVAED; this is translated from the coding sequence ATGGCACAACAACGTCGTGGTGGTCGCCGCCGTCGTAAGGTAGACTACATCGCAGCTAACCATATCGAATACATCGACTACAAAGATACAGATTTATTACGTCGTTTTATTTCAGAACGTGGTAAAATCTTACCTCGTCGTGTAACAGGTACAAGTGCTAAGAACCAACGTAAGCTTACAGTAGCTATTAAGCGTGCTCGTATTATGGGCTTGTTACCATTCGTTGCTGAAGATTAA